tttggctcataattattaaataaataaatttacgagcttatttgtcgaatttagtggtctcgaaccactattcCCGACATTATTGAAAGTCGGCTATTACAGGTTGATTGTAAAAAGGATGAGAAAAATGGcctttaaatggcctatttttgtccacacgagcagagacacgtgCGTGTGTCGCAGCCATGTGCGACAAATGGCCATGAACATAGGCATGTAgtttagccgtgtgtcccctgcatcttaaaatttagaaacaaaatgtTTAGAATTGAGTACACGGTCAGAGACAAGGGTGTGTGTCCACCAGCCGCATGagacacacagcctagcacacgggcgtgtggcctggctgtgtgaaacctgtacctaaattgtaaaaaaaatataatttatcacacgacctaacacacgggcgtgtggcagactgtgtggcacaagtcagagagttacataggatTAGACACGGCCTGCAGCACAGGCGTGTCCTATGGTTACACGGGCATGGCCCttgaccacacgagcgtgtgtgctCTGCAattaagaaatttttttaaaatttcgtaAAAAATTCTCTaaattttcgatttagtcccgacttgtttatAATACTTAAATTGGGCCTCAAGGATCCATTTAAGGGATAACATGAATAGTCTCGATAATAAATAAGAAATGACAAGAATTatgtgtaattattctgtaaactccaataatactccgtaaccctgttctgacAACAGATACAGGaaacagatacaggttaggggtattacacctTATGCCTTTGTGCTGCAGAAACTGGAAGAAAATCAAAAAGGGAAGGTCCAGAAAATCCGCCATCAGCAAGATTTCGAGCTGATGAAGAGTGGTTAATCCTACTTGTGCTGCCTCCACTCATTGGAGAACCAGATGCTTTTAATATATCTGCTGTAGTGGGCTGAAACTGAACCTGAATATGTGCATGAGTTGAACTTGCAGAGCTTAACTGCGGAAACCCATTATTATTTCCAAGTGCCGTTGCAGCTGCAACATTTGTTGTTGGTGCAACCTGACTTGATCTGCTTGCTGCTTGTAGAAGCCTGTGTCTTGTTTTTGGCCATTCTTGGGCTGAACTCAAAACATTTGTACTCGCATTCTTCTGGCGCCTTAGATGCGCTGCCATAGTGTTAATAGGCAAGCCATCTGAGCTATGTTTAGGTGTTTGTTGACTGGAACTGGCAGGCGTGGAGAGAGGAGGAAAAGATGTTCCTTGCAAAGGTGCACCCCTAGAACCTCCCCCTAATGCTTGAAGGTATCCAGAAGATGATTCACAAACTGTAGCAGATAACAATTCAAAAGGCTGGACAAGTGGATAAATATCATTTATGTCTCCACAATCAGAGTCCGCCTGTGTAAAAGATGATGCTGGTGGATCACTGGCCGTCTCCAAACTTGCCTCAATGGCCATTGAAAGTCGATGGTCATTATCAGATGGCTCATACCGAGATGTTCTCTCCCTTCCACGACGAGTATCATCATTTCTTCGACGATATCGAGAGCTTGTTGGTATCTGAAAAAGTACAATTAATTAACCAAACAATAAGTAACCAATTCATCCCAAAAAGATACATAAAAGTGAATGAATTAAGGAAAATGCAACTTATGAGGAGACCACAAATTAAGAGGAAGATACATACTTGTAAAGCAGCACTGCGCTGTGCATGAGACATGCGACCTCCATGTTCAATGGTATTATGCCTCTGAAAGGACACAAAAGGGAAAAAGCAATAACTGCCTATGAGAAAAGGAAAAATTGAGCTAAACTAAGGACACACTCAAATAACCGAAAAGATATGCCCCAAGGACTCACCTTTAGTTCAGCTTCAGACTGAAAGACAATAAATTTTTTGGCAAGGCATGTCTCATCCTCACATAGGTAATGATCTCGGCGAAAATGAATCTGTGGCAGATGATTTCCATAATCTCAATTAACTTTCGAGGATAAAAAGGGGGAAAAGAGAGAAAGCAACAGAAATATAGAAATCATCTTGCCTCAAGGTCGTTATAGTTCTTGTGATATTCATATTGTCCAGGATGCTGTCTGCATTGAACATTGAACAAGCAAAACTAAGCCCACTTGTTTTAGGGTGTATTCAAAGAATTGGTACCAGGAAGACCCTCATTACCTTTGGCAGATATGACATGTATAGTGCTCTGTGGACATGTGTGAGTATAACTCTGTATCACCATAAAATGGAGACTTGCAGAATTCACACATGGGATGCCCCCGGAAGCCACCTCTCTCACTCTCAGTTCCATCCACCTCTGAGTCACCTGTGTTTATATGTTGATTTAACTGTGCCCTAGTATATAGCTTTTGTTCACAGATAAATACCTACATTGTCCAAAATAAACCAATGAGAAAATTGATGCGTTCACAAAGCTTTTCTTGATGGACAAACAACTGACTCAACAAAAAAGAGGAATGCTCCACACTGGTCATACTCATACCTTCCGACCTTCCAAACACAGGCTGCACATAACCAATCTGTGCTGATGAAACAAATGGCCTTTTAACTGTTCAATGTTCCTAAATTTTCCCCTCCGCTTGATCCCAGCATTGGATTGCTCTTCTATTTTGTCACATACAATGCAAGAAAGCCTACACATTGCCTTGATCATCCTGTAGTGagcaacatcatcaaaaaatGCTTGTGTATCCTCATGGTACCAGTATGAACCCACCCGGCCTTCCCTTACTTCAGTTGGCAATACAGAGAAATCATTGATCATCCTCGTGTAATCCCCTAGAGCCTGGAACAAGAGCAGAATACTTATCATACATGTGCGTGTCTATATAAACAACAGGTGAATTTATAAACAATACCAAACGCTATAATTACGGTAGTTTCAATTCGAAATCGACATTGGCGATAAAAAGAAGCAAGAGGAAAGCTCTAACCTTAGTGACAAAGATGACGTTGGACTCAGTCTTGCAGATGCAGCAACGAAGATCGTTGCAGATGAAGCGGAGACGAGCAACACACGTGGAGCACACGTCTCGGTGACCACACGCGCCGTAGGCAACCCATTCCAAATTGTCAGCACAAACCACGCAGCTATCATCCATCTCCGTTTATTGATTATATTCCAGGAATCCCTAATCGCACTACCCAATTGATAGGAGAACTAACGTTGTGAAGAAAAATTATATGAAAATCTTAAATTGTTTTTGTTCAGAGAGAAATAATTCATATTTATAGTGGTGTTGTACTTCTGTTAAAGGAAAAGTAAAAGGAAAATTAGTTGATGACGTGGGATTTGGATGGTTCATAGTAGGAGAGGAGGCGGCGGACGGATCTGGGAAGTTACTAGCCGGAAACATGGAAGGTGAgaaatcaaaattataaaatattttaaaattaatttaaaatataagtgATAATTTAAAGCTGTAAATGTAAGAATCAGTAAATTAGCAtagtttattatttatatattaacacCTCGCTAAATATAGTTTATACATGTAGAGAGTATGAATTGGACAAAGAAAAAATCCAGTTGGAAGTCAGCGTACGTGCAGACCAAGTAAGATTATAGCTGTGATATCGACTTGCTCGTCAAACATTAAAAGGGAAAGGAGAGACAACTCTtgaattttaaaagaatattgaTGAATATTTTGGTCAAAATAAGGATGCAAGTCAAATGGCGAATTGGCTcaccatatttacatatatataaaattattttattattttatttgtatttttaatctttaaatttatattattttctcaataaatagaaaaattaatgtttgttacttttgttgatgaagCATCCACATAACAATCTATGTTTATGTTATGttagtaattatttttaaaaatttaaaaatataaaatattatttatcattttatacttttaaacattttaagtttttaaaataatttattataatttattttgaatttttaaataaaaattaattaattgttggcATAGCATTTATTTTGGGGTAAATTGACAAATAACACCCGTTTGAAggttaaaaga
This is a stretch of genomic DNA from Gossypium arboreum isolate Shixiya-1 chromosome 11, ASM2569848v2, whole genome shotgun sequence. It encodes these proteins:
- the LOC108472918 gene encoding E3 ubiquitin-protein ligase hel2-like, producing the protein MDDSCVVCADNLEWVAYGACGHRDVCSTCVARLRFICNDLRCCICKTESNVIFVTKALGDYTRMINDFSVLPTEVREGRVGSYWYHEDTQAFFDDVAHYRMIKAMCRLSCIVCDKIEEQSNAGIKRRGKFRNIEQLKGHLFHQHRLVMCSLCLEGRKVFICEQKLYTRAQLNQHINTGDSEVDGTESERGGFRGHPMCEFCKSPFYGDTELYSHMSTEHYTCHICQRQHPGQYEYHKNYNDLEIHFRRDHYLCEDETCLAKKFIVFQSEAELKRHNTIEHGGRMSHAQRSAALQIPTSSRYRRRNDDTRRGRERTSRYEPSDNDHRLSMAIEASLETASDPPASSFTQADSDCGDINDIYPLVQPFELLSATVCESSSGYLQALGGGSRGAPLQGTSFPPLSTPASSSQQTPKHSSDGLPINTMAAHLRRQKNASTNVLSSAQEWPKTRHRLLQAASRSSQVAPTTNVAAATALGNNNGFPQLSSASSTHAHIQVQFQPTTADILKASGSPMSGGSTSRINHSSSARNLADGGFSGPSLFDFLPVSAAQRHKV